The sequence AAATACTTTGAGGAATTCTCATTTTTGTGGAATTGGATGTCATGATACAACCATTGtatattatgggattggaaaCTTTCAGAATTTATGTAGTTTAGGTTCAGTGAAGAAGTTAGGCAGGGAAGGTAGCAGAGACTTAAAAATGTGATCTGTGGTCATGTTCAGCATACCTCCCTTCTTCTTTAAGTATGTATTCAAATTTAGCTTTTCCCTCTCAAATTCTTTTGCTATCCTATTTCAGTTCACATTGGCGTGCCTCAAGATGGGCAGAATTGATCTAGCTCAAAAGGCAGCTGATTTGGCTGAGAAGAGGCTTCGATCAGACCGCTGGCCTGAATACTACGATACCAGAACTGGGAAGTTTATCGGAAAGCAATCGCGACTGTACCAAACATGGACTATTGCTGGGTACCTCACAACTAAAATGCTGTTGGAGAATCCGGAGAAGGCGGCCTTGTTATTCTGGGACGAAGATTATGAACTTCTTGAGATCTGTGTTTGTGCACTTAGCAAGAGCGGCCGCAAAAAATGCTCCAGAGGCGCTGCTAAGTCTCAGATTCTCATATAATGAGACTCATTCTTTCAAGGGCAAATATTTGGCCTTTGTACTGTACAGCAACAAGTTTAGGATAGGGTACTAAAAAGTGGATAGAGAACAGTCGTCGACTTCAAAGTGCATTATACAGTTTTCGTTTCTTATATTCTGATATTTGCATTTGTTTTGCCATCCGATTAATCAGTTGAGTTGATCGGAATGAGCAACTAAAATGACCAAGTATGGTGGGAATATTAAGGGTACCGCAGGAAAGGTAATCTGTCATCTGTATGTACTAGTAACAATTACTACATGTTTACATTACTCCATGTATCTTTTACAGAatgccttttggtttctgaTAATTGACATTTCTACTTGTACTTAACACCGAATAATGGATAATTGAATTATATTGTATTAACAGAGTAAGAGTTTGATTTTGACTCCGTTCGGATGGAAGAAAATAACTCGGAAGTTCGCTAAAAGTCGGAAAttgaagagaagaaattgttATTTCCATTGTTTGGTAACTTAAACAAGAAACTTATTAAATGATGCCCATAAAAAATCGTGGAAATTGAAAAGTAAGATTCCCGAATTTAATTTCCCCCAAAAGCGGcgttattttgtaatttttattgaGCAGTAATTCATTTTTCACTATAATTtatgtcatttacaaaattcgacataAATAAATCCAAATGTTGAAAGTATTAAATGCcataaattcaaacaatgaagatctaaattccgtcatttaaaaattatatacaattttcaattcattcattcaaaCAGAGGGACTTTCAGacttattttgaaatttctttaGAGAAAACctgtagtttttattttttttaaatatataattattaccAGGTTTGTGAATGGTTTGTTCACTTAGCTGAGGCTCTTTAAATTTGCCTTTTTccacctttttttgtttgtcatAGTTTGaaagggggagggggaggtGTCATTGGGGTTTGAACTTGAGACCATTAATGCAAATGCTCTTACCATTGAGCTATGGACCCATTGATCTTTTTTCACTAAGTACTGAGCATAAAATTTGCATTCGTAACAGTAAACCAGATAATGCAATATGATAGACTTAGAGAAAATGGACTGAAAGTTTCTTGAAAGTTGGGGGAAAAAACAGTCCTGGAAAGGTGCATATAAATTTAGACTAACGATAACACTATAAGAGCGGCTTCACCCAACTAAAGAAGCAAAGCTTACAAACCACTACTTAAACGGATAGCAGGGTGGAGCATCTAGTTGAGAAGCCCTCTTCTTCTGATATAGTCATTAACAGACAGTGTCGAAGCATGCTTCTTCCCGTCGTCCCGCACTCGGCACCCAACTGTTGCTTCTATCTTTTGTTTCCTCGTCATGTATGCAATCTGAGCGCCCTGAGGTCCACCAAGCTTCTGAAGTGGAGCCAACGAGATTGGCAGGTCGAAATTGTGCAGCATATTTGACTCTGTCCCTTTGTCCACTGGAGCACTTGTATCAACCAACTTCCCTGCACCAGCTGCAGCTTCCAGCGCTGCCTCTGTTGCTTCCATGCCACTCTTTCCTGTTGCTGTTGCTTTGTCCTCGTTACTGGCTACACCTGCAGTTCCGACTGTTGCCTCAGCAGCTTCATCACCTCCTCCTCCAGGCCTTGCAACATAGTAATTTCTCGATCTAGTCCATCTTCTTGAGAATGGATCATAACCAGCCTCCCCAGCTTTCAGATTCATATTCACTCGTTTCAATCCTGAagcatttttaaaattctcaACCCTGTTCTTCCTGTTCATCTCAGCTAATCTAAAAGCCTTGGTATCTTTCCCCTGGGTTTGCCTGGATGCTTCCAATTCCTGGAGCCTTGTCTTGATCTTCTCAACTTCCACCTCATCATCCTTACTTTCTGCAATTTCCAACTGCCTCCTCAATTTATCCTTCTCAACTGCAATATTTACTGGCCTTGATGAGGCATACTTTTTCTCCTGCAGCATTTGCTTCACAGTGGTTGCTGAGTAAACATATGTATTCGATTTTTGAAGCATCTCCCTCTTTTCTAATACCTCTTGTTTGCTTGGCATTCGGCCAGCAGTACGCTCTACTTCCTTAAACCACTGTTTAAACTCCTCCTCCTGGGGAGCAGAATCTGAGACCATAGCCATCTGCCACTTGGCAGCAGAACTTTCACTGCCCCAAAcacaattcaaatatttatgtGTGACTTTACCCTCTAGCTTGTACTGCCGGTCAGGATTCATGGCATCCACATTCTGAACCATGCAAAGCCTGTAGACAGGACCACTTGATGATCTCCCAATTCCAACCCTAACAAAGCAACCCACAATTAACTCCTCAAAAAATGGTTCCATAAACCATTTTGCAAGTTTTGACCTTGGGATAGTAATTTCCTTTATCTCCTGAAATGTTGGTGGCTCTGACACGTCATCATCGCTGTCAAGCAATTCACCATCTGCACTTGATGCTTCATCTTCACTGTGTAACCCACTTGCATTCTCAATTTGACTGGAGTTACTCAGACTCCACTTGCTCTTGATCGGTGAAGTACCCTGGCTACCTTCACTTGCTCTTAATGCGTCCCTCAACTTATGGTGAGCCTTTGAGTCTTGTTGCTTCAGACGTTTTGCTCGTAATTGATTCAATGCATCGTCCATAGCAGCTGACTTGTCAGCAGTCCTAGCTGATGAGCGTACACCGCGAGACAATGGAAGAGGAGAAGTCTCTTTCCTTGATTGGGTAGATCTTGCATTGCCTCTCTTTGATCTCAATTTCTCCATAAAATCCTTACCATCTTTCTTTTCTGCCCGATCTGTCAAAATCATCTCTCTTTCAAGTTCACTCAACTCTGCCAGCCATTTTCGGTCAGCTTCATTCTTGTATAGATCAGGGCCAACATCAGAGTCATCACTGTTTTCACCCTTATGGTCAGAACCATCGCCATAATCGCTTTCTTCATCACTGCTTCTTTCATGTTCAAGCCTCTTCTTCAGAGGAACTCGAGAGGGCTTCCTGCTTGCATAACTACGATCATAATCAGAGTCTTCATCCCTGGAGTCACTTCCGTCATCAGAATAGGAACCTCCACGTTGCTTCCTAGGTGGAAGTCGCTGCCGTTTTTTCCCAGCTGAATTGGTTCTTCCTGCTGCCTCAAGGAGCAAATTTTCTAAGTCTGCCATGTCCGGCTGTCTGCCTCTCTGCTACAATAATGCCTCCCTTTACTGGTTGTAATGTACATAAGACAAAGTTCAACCACAAGAGGaaagattaatatatatttaggAGATGTTTCACTAATAGTTACCATAAGCGTATCAAAATAAGCCATACACAATAATCATATTTGAGTTACAAGCAATGATGGTTACAAGCAATGATGGTAATCTACGCCAATATAGGAAAGCCAACTTATCACAAAATCAGAGTGACACACAGAATCTAAAAGTATATGATAGAAATGCAACTCAAGTTGACACCAGACTGAGTCAAGTTATTCAGTAAGATTCTCATGCATATAAAGATGATTCCCTGATTCTTTTATTTAAGAGATGGTCTTAACAATGCCGTTACACAAACCCGCAACTTTTATAACAGATCTTATAATTCCATTATCTTGCAATTTAAGAATAGATCTTAACAACTTAAGAATTGATAACCCATATGCACGAAGCAATTGCGCACGGGCGTGCGTGCGAGTGCGgcagagagagatagagagtaGGTTAAAATGCTACCGTTTTCTCACCACATGTTAGTTAGAACTATAACCTTTATGAggctaaatttatttttggagaAGAACAATATCCAGATTATTGAATGCACTCTTCTCTCATAAATTATTAACAAAATCAGCTCGGGAGATATATCACTAGCGAATGAACAAGAACCCTAACTCATTTAACTGATAAAGAAAGTGACAAACAAAGCAAACAGGTTCTAGTTTATGATACTTCCAGACTGATTCACTTTCCACATAATTTACTGTTTCCGGGGATCCCACATGCTAATGTAAAGTCAAGGCTCTCCAAAGTACTAGCCAAAATTCCATCTCACTTTCTAGCACAAAAAACTTGCAAAATTCACCTACTATAatattacaaagaaaatatcaaaaaggaGAAAGTAAATGCAACAATTATAATTGCATGGATGTATGAATAAAGTACATAAAAAAAGTTGCAACCTTTATACCTAGGACAAGAAATTGCAACTACtgaagggagaaaaaaaaataaaacacagaAAATCCATACTAGTAACCAGAAAAGCCCAAAGTCTCTAAGTTCTGCACCaaaccataaaataaaaagagaaataatatGCTGTGTTAAAGTAAAACACCTACAGTTGCTCAAGTAGACAAGAACTCAAAGAAACAGTGACAACTATTCTAGCACAGTGCAAGAGTTAACAGACAACCAACCAAACAACATTttcgaaaataaaaaataataattaaaaaaaacacataaaccCATGTTTGGCTGCTGAGGAAATTTGAGGGAACGAGAAAGATGCTACCTTTATGATCAGGGAGTAATGAGAGCAATTTTCCTAAGAAACCAGAAGAATTTGGTTCAGTAGGAACATGCCTGGGATGTTTGGTGGCCGAGAAAGTGCGGGAAAGTAGTCAGAAAAGTGATATTTTCAAGGTTTCGTGAGAGACCCTCGTATGCTATATGTGTGCAGACTCGGTGGCAGCAACAGTCGACGAGTGTGCCTTATATAGAGGAGGTTGGTTGATATCTAACTAGGAATAGTAGAAAAGAATCCGCCAatttcaaaaaggaaaaacagcCTAATTTCCAACATAAAATaagattaaaatatgaataatttAAGGGCCGCGTGGGCAACACAAGGCTACTTTGACAAAACGTTTGGGCCTTTAGCCCATCTCAAAGGATTTTGTGTAATGGGTATGTCCTGGAATATGAACCcactgatttttatttttatttatttttaattttttttttatagaataGAATCTATTGATTTAagagtattttaaaaaaattattttacaaatgataatttaaattaatctaatttacaAACTCAAGTTTGGGTGTAACGGAACAGGCTCACTGTCTTATCCAACTCACCTAATCCACGTCTACAAGAGTCTCTCAGTTCAATAGATGAACCAAATTGCATGCTTTGGAACACCATTAATAGGAGTTTAAAGACTTTGTGCGGCACAAATGAGCACACAAAATTCACTATCCAGAACTCATTTCCATATCATGCCACCCATAATCAGAAACTCACTTCAGTGGGCCTGGAACTTTACCACCCATTTAAACCCATCATTTTTACCAAAAAGACCCAATATTTTAGCtacaaatttaattaaatcatgTTTTGAAAGGGGATTAATCAAAGAAGCACGTAAGCTGTTCGATGAAATGCCGGAGAGAGACGTGGTTGCATGGACTGCTATGATTGCTGGGTACACGTCTTGCAGTCACCACAGCCATGCATGGGCTCTGTTCTGTGAGATGGTGAGGAATGAAATGGAGCCAAATGCTTTTACTTTTTCTAGTGTGCTGAAGGCTTGTAAAGGCATGAAAGCTCTTTCGTGTGGTGCATTGGTTCATGGGGGGGCTATCAAGCAAGGCATGCAGGGATCCATTTATGTGGAAAATGCACTCATGGACATGTATGCTACTTGTTGTGCTAGCATGGACGACGCATGCATGGTCTTTAATGATattcatgaaaaaaatgaTGTGTCATGGACTACTTTGATCACTGGCTTCACTCACAGAGGTAATGGCTATAGTGGGCTTCAAGTTTTCCGCCAAATGTTGCTGGTAAGTGGCTGATTCATCCTTACACATTTCCTTAAACGAATTGGTTTTTCGAAGAATTCTATAGGTAATATGTAAATATCTTGTTACAGCATATGTAGAATTCAGTCTTCGTATCAGTGTAAATAACTTTATGCAATGTACGTGAAATATTTGAATGTGTTGGCAAAACAGGAGGAAGCAGAACTGAACCCATTTAGCTTTTCAATTGCGATTAGAGCGTGTGCTTCAATCGGGTCGCATACTTTTGGCAAGCAAATACATTCAGCAGTGATTAAACACGGATTTGAGTCCAATCTTCCTGTCATGAATTCGATACTGGACATGTATTGCAGGTTTGGTTGTTTATCAGAGGCAAATCAGTACTTCCATGAAATGCCTCAAAGAGATTGGATCACATGGAACACCTTAATTTCCGGATATGAAAGATTTGATTCTAAAGAGTCCCTACTTATATTTTCGCATATGGATACAGAAGGGTTTAGTCCAAATAGCTTCACATTTTGCAGTGTCATATCAGCATGTGCTAACTTGGCAGTTTTAAACTATGGTGAACAAGTTCATGGCAGAATTATTCGGGGAGGCCTTAATAAGAATTTGGCATTGGCTAATGCCCTTGTTGACATGTATGCCAAGTGTGGAAGCATAACTGACGCACACAAAATTTTCAGTCAAATGTCTCATAGAAATTTAGTCTCTTGGACTTCCATGATGATCGGATATGGGGCTCATGGATATGGAAAAGAGGCTGTTGAATTATTTGATGAGATGGTAAAATCAGGTATAAGACCTGATCAAATAGTGTTCATGGCAGTTCTGAGTGCTTGCAGTCACGCCGGACTCGTTGATGAAGGCTTGAGGTATTTCAAATCTATGATAAATGATTATAAAATTACTCCAGATCAGGACATTTATGGGTGTGTGGTGGATTTGCTAGGCCGTGCTGGGCGAGTTGAGGAGGCTTATGAATTAATCGAGAGTATGCCATTTAAGCCGGATGAGTCTGTTTGGGGTGCACTTCTTGGAGCTTGTAAAGAACATGAGCTTCCACATCTAGGCAAAGTGGCTGCTCGGAGGATGTTAGATTTGAGGCCAAATATGGTGGGCACATATGTGATGTTGTCAAATATTTATGCAGCTGAAGGTGAATGGGGGGAATTTGCGAATACAAGGAAGTTGATGAGAGGTATGGAGAATAAGAAAGAGGCGGGAAGGAGTTGGATTGAGGTAAGAAACCAGGTTTATAGTTTTGTTGTAGGAGATAAGGTGGGTTCTCATATAAAGTTGGTATATGGAGTTTTGCAAGTTATGATTTTGCATATGAAAGAGGCAGAGCACATAAATGATTTAAATTGCTCTATGCATGACCTAGATGATGGAACTTGAACAGAAGCCGAAACACCTAACTGATAAAAACAGAATGTCCTCAGGTTTTTGTAAACGAATATGATACTGGGCAGCCTGGTAAAGAGGattagttttttcattttattataagCCAACATGTACACAACGATCTTGGGAAAATCCTGCTTTCCAGAGAATCACGAGTTCTTTGTTAACAGCTCTCTCCAAACCTGCAATATTATTCGAAAAGAATTGAATTAACATGCAGCCATAAATAtgaaacaacaaagaaatagCTAAACAACATCGAATTTAATGAATTGCATTGTCATCTCACTGTACCTTATGAAGTTCTCTCCCATATcaaattctaaattctaaCAAAACAGCATCCAAGCTCACTGGAGTAAGAGATTCCTTAAAAGCAATGCTCACAAGTTTCTTATTGTAATTGTTGCTCACATCATTATATGGTGGGATGCTATTACAGAGAGTGTCTTCAGATTTAGAACCAGTGACcatgaaaaagagagaaacatGAGACCTTTTGTACAGTTCAGATCATTCCATTAGATGTCCACCACTGGTTTCTCGAACTCTGAATTCATTCTTCTATCCAACATAATAAACTCTGCCTTCCTTCACCTTGCAGAGGTAGTAGTAACTGCATTGATCTTCAACCCCATGATCTATTTGGTGTGGTCAGCGCACGTAGCTTGGTTGCAAAAGCATCATGTTGGTGCCACACCCTGCCTTTCCAGTTCTTGGTAGAACCGGAGAAGTTCTAAAGCAATAAACCAACATTAACTAGGTGAATAATGTTCTTACCAACTTGGTTATGTAATACTAGTCTGCTACCAATAATCCTTGCAAGAACAAGATCCTTGCTTAAAGTGGTGAAACCGGTGCCGATCCCTCAGCACAATGTCTCGATTGAAAGCTTTCGAGATGAACTTTGCTGCCATGTGACAATCATTGCATATTCGCAAATTCTTTATTATTCTTATTGGTGTTGGCGGACTTGTACAGATAAGCCCAAAGGCAATAGCGAGTTTCTCACTATGTCTGAAAAGAGCAGTtaccttctcttcttcatcaatGTCAAATGAAACCTCATTCGTATCTGGTGCATAACCTTCCATCTTCAGTTTCTTAGCCATTTCATCTAGCTTCTTCTCAATCTCTTCTATTTGAGGGTGTTTGTTATCTCCTGCTAAAAACTCATGAACTATTCCATTTGCTTCAATCATGCTACAACCTGGCATCTTTACCACCCCATGTTGCACCATTATTTCCCTAATCTCATGAACATCATCCCAGTTACCTTTTGAAGCGTATATATTCGACAACAATACATGGAACCCATCATGGTCAGGATCAAGCTCAATGAGCTTTCTTCCTATCCTCTCTCCCATATCGTGGTCCCCGTGTTTCTTACATGCCCCTAGTAAGGCACCCCAAGTAGCAACATCTGGTGTCATTGGCATACTCTCAATGAGTTCTTCTGCCTCCTTGAGCATACCAGCACGCCCCAGAAGATCAACCATGCAACCGTAATGCTTAACGTTGGGTTCTATCTTGTGTTCCTGGACAATGGAATCAAAATGGCGGCGCCCCTCATCGACTAAGCCCATGTGTCGACAAGCCCCGAGAACTCCAATAAAGGTTATCTCATTAGGTGCCACGCCACATTTTTTCATCTCTGAAAACATTTCAAGTGACTTCTCCACCAACCCGTTCATTGCCAACCCAAGAATAAGAGCATTCCAAGTAGAAACTCCCTTTTCTGCAGTCCCCTGGAAAACCTCCAATGCGTTTTCCACACACCCACATTTCATGTACATGTTTATAAGGGTTGTTCCCAAAAATACATTAATCTTAAGGCCATTTTTCCTTATATAAGCATGAATCCATTGGCCGAGATCAAGGGCCGCCAAATGAGTGCAAGCAGAGACAACACTCACCAAAGTGGTCTCATCAGGCCTGATTCCACGAAGCTGCATCTCCTGAAACAATGCCAAAGTTTCTGAGAAGCGGTCATGTTGAGCATAACCTGATATCATTGCACTCCACGACACGATATCCTTCTCAGGCATGGAATCAAATAATGTCCTAGCCTTTTCAACTAAACCACATTTCAAGTACCCTGATATCATCGAGTTCCAGGATATCTGATCCAAGTGGTAGGCTGCATTGAACAGTTTTTGGGCAGCCATAATTTCCCCACAACTTGAATACATGTGAATAAAGGCATTTTGAAGATTAACATAAGCTTCAATTCCAATTTTCACAACTAGCCCATGGATCAATTTCCCTGTCTGGACAATTGATAAGCGTGCACATGCAGAAAGAACAGTGACCACCACAACCTCATCCACCATAACTCCATTAGCAACCATTCTCAGAAACAGAGCTAAAGCCTCCTCATACATCTCATTTTGCTCATAACAAGAAATCAATGCGCTCCAGGAAACCATATCTTTCTCGGGCAGTTCATTAAACAATCGACAAGCCTCAGTTACACAACCTGTCCTACCAAACAACACAATCATAGAATTCGAAGCAATTGTGTTCCTCTCAGGCATCCGATCATATATAAGCTTTGCCTTCTCCGCATCCCCAGCCCTAACATACCCTGCCAAAATCGAATTCCAAGACACTGGATTTAAAACAGGAATTTCATCAAACAAGTTCCGGGCATCACTCATATTCTCACAAACAGCATACATATTGATCAATGTGTTCTGAACATAAACATCTGAATCAAAACCCGTCTTCAAAATGTGATTATGTATCTGTCTTCCTTCAAACTCTGATACCCGGATAGCGCACGCTTGAACCAAAAGTGGGTAAGTGTAATTATCAGGCTCCGCATTCTTATCCACCATcagtttgtataaatttaaaGCCTTTTGAGGGCAGTTTCTTTGTATATAAGCTCTCATCATAGTGTTCCAAATGAACCCATTTGCGTCCTCAATCAGATTGAAAATTCTCAGGGACAAATCAATGTGAACGAAGGGAGAGTCGGTGGAGAACTTGAGAATTCTACTTGCAGCATATGTGTCCCTGATGAAGCCAGTGAGGATCATCTGAGAAAGTATGGGATTGAATTGCTTGAGATTTTGGCATTTGGGCAAATGGGTCTCTAAAATTGACAAATTTATGGTTGTTTTGGACATGGGTTTGTGATTCAAAGTGGATTTTGCAGCTAAAGTTAGAGGCTTTAATTTAGCCAAACTCATTAAGATGGAGAGAAAGCTAAAAGGTTTGAACTTTGTTGAAAAACCCAAGTGGCAGTTCTTGGTAAATGCCTAAATGGTCTCGTTCTCTTCAATCCCGCCATGTTTGTCCCCCAAAGTCCCACCATGTTTGCCAATAAACTATTGACACGTCGACATAATATATACTGCTCAAAGTACATAGTTGAAAGTGAAAGACCACAACTAAAACATTGACTGGCCTCAAACTTGCCAAGCACGAACCCAAAACCCCACAATGCCTCCGAGACGCAGAAACAAACCCAATCCAAACATCAACCGCCGATCGGCCGTCAAGAATTTGGAGCCTTccttgaaagaagaagaagaagaaggagaggtaagaaaaaatttcaaacttttCAGTTCTTATAGTtcggttttttcttttttcgaaAGGTTTTTCTAGGCTTGTTTGGTTTGTAGGAAAATggcccaaaaaatatttccttttatttgttAGAGATTGACCGAGGACCCagacccttttttttccttaatttccTGCAGCTTGAgtgaatatgatttatttaaatttcttaCCGATCAATTTGTAAGAAGTAAAAATTAGATAAAGAAGGAAAGTGTATGCATGTAGGCTAAAATAAGTAGGAATTGTTGTGCTTGAGCTTTAGTTTGATCAACTGCAATTTGGGTTAAAAGATTGCAAGGGATTTCTTGCATTGGGATCACAATATAATACTTTGGGAAATAAGACAACTAGCACCCTTAAGATTTTGAGGTCCAGTCTCCTTCACTAGAAATCAAGCATCAGAGTTTCACATTAATAAAATGACCAATGATGATGCCTCACAAGGGCCAATGTTGACTAGAGGTTTTAAGATTTGAAACTCTTAACAAATTTATTTGGATGATATGAGTCTAAAGAGCAtagaaaatgatattttctttcctttgtgGTTTTTGTATACCAATTTTGGTCTGTCagcatttcttcctttttctgggcacattctttttctttttattgttggtCATTTTTATCTCATTTATCTTTAGTTCAAATTTGACAAGGTGAGATTTCTAAATTGCAGAAAGTGTCAACTCATGAGATTTTTACCAAAGGAACGCCAGTTGAGGTTAGCAGTGACGAAGAGGGTTTTAATGGTGCTTGGTTTGCTGCAACTATAGTGGAAGCTGTGGGGGAGGACAAGTTCCTTATTGAATACCAGAGTTTGAGGACTGAAGATGATTCAGCATTTTTGAGAGAAGAGATTGATACGCTGCACATACGACCTTGTCCACCCGAAACTGTTGTTGATCATTTCAGTTTGCTTCAAGAGGTTGATGGATATTACAATGATGGTTGGTGGGTTGGTGTGATCTCAAAGGTTCTTAGGGGCTCAAGATACATAGTCTACTTCAGGGGCACCTATGAGGAAATTG comes from Prunus dulcis chromosome 6, ALMONDv2, whole genome shotgun sequence and encodes:
- the LOC117631506 gene encoding protein RTF1 homolog, yielding MADLENLLLEAAGRTNSAGKKRQRLPPRKQRGGSYSDDGSDSRDEDSDYDRSYASRKPSRVPLKKRLEHERSSDEESDYGDGSDHKGENSDDSDVGPDLYKNEADRKWLAELSELEREMILTDRAEKKDGKDFMEKLRSKRGNARSTQSRKETSPLPLSRGVRSSARTADKSAAMDDALNQLRAKRLKQQDSKAHHKLRDALRASEGSQGTSPIKSKWSLSNSSQIENASGLHSEDEASSADGELLDSDDDVSEPPTFQEIKEITIPRSKLAKWFMEPFFEELIVGCFVRVGIGRSSSGPVYRLCMVQNVDAMNPDRQYKLEGKVTHKYLNCVWGSESSAAKWQMAMVSDSAPQEEEFKQWFKEVERTAGRMPSKQEVLEKREMLQKSNTYVYSATTVKQMLQEKKYASSRPVNIAVEKDKLRRQLEIAESKDDEVEVEKIKTRLQELEASRQTQGKDTKAFRLAEMNRKNRVENFKNASGLKRVNMNLKAGEAGYDPFSRRWTRSRNYYVARPGGGGDEAAEATVGTAGVASNEDKATATGKSGMEATEAALEAAAGAGKLVDTSAPVDKGTESNMLHNFDLPISLAPLQKLGGPQGAQIAYMTRKQKIEATVGCRVRDDGKKHASTLSVNDYIRRRGLLN
- the LOC117629737 gene encoding putative pentatricopeptide repeat-containing protein At1g56570; the protein is MSTQNSLSRTHFHIMPPIIRNSLQWAWNFTTHLNPSFLPKRPNILATNLIKSCFERGLIKEARKLFDEMPERDVVAWTAMIAGYTSCSHHSHAWALFCEMVRNEMEPNAFTFSSVLKACKGMKALSCGALVHGGAIKQGMQGSIYVENALMDMYATCCASMDDACMVFNDIHEKNDVSWTTLITGFTHRGNGYSGLQVFRQMLLEEAELNPFSFSIAIRACASIGSHTFGKQIHSAVIKHGFESNLPVMNSILDMYCRFGCLSEANQYFHEMPQRDWITWNTLISGYERFDSKESLLIFSHMDTEGFSPNSFTFCSVISACANLAVLNYGEQVHGRIIRGGLNKNLALANALVDMYAKCGSITDAHKIFSQMSHRNLVSWTSMMIGYGAHGYGKEAVELFDEMVKSGIRPDQIVFMAVLSACSHAGLVDEGLRYFKSMINDYKITPDQDIYGCVVDLLGRAGRVEEAYELIESMPFKPDESVWGALLGACKEHELPHLGKVAARRMLDLRPNMVGTYVMLSNIYAAEGEWGEFANTRKLMRGMENKKEAGRSWIEVRNQVYSFVVGDKVGSHIKLVYGVLQVMILHMKEAEHINDLNCSMHDLDDGT
- the LOC117629736 gene encoding pentatricopeptide repeat-containing protein At3g62890-like, which gives rise to MSLAKLKPLTLAAKSTLNHKPMSKTTINLSILETHLPKCQNLKQFNPILSQMILTGFIRDTYAASRILKFSTDSPFVHIDLSLRIFNLIEDANGFIWNTMMRAYIQRNCPQKALNLYKLMVDKNAEPDNYTYPLLVQACAIRVSEFEGRQIHNHILKTGFDSDVYVQNTLINMYAVCENMSDARNLFDEIPVLNPVSWNSILAGYVRAGDAEKAKLIYDRMPERNTIASNSMIVLFGRTGCVTEACRLFNELPEKDMVSWSALISCYEQNEMYEEALALFLRMVANGVMVDEVVVVTVLSACARLSIVQTGKLIHGLVVKIGIEAYVNLQNAFIHMYSSCGEIMAAQKLFNAAYHLDQISWNSMISGYLKCGLVEKARTLFDSMPEKDIVSWSAMISGYAQHDRFSETLALFQEMQLRGIRPDETTLVSVVSACTHLAALDLGQWIHAYIRKNGLKINVFLGTTLINMYMKCGCVENALEVFQGTAEKGVSTWNALILGLAMNGLVEKSLEMFSEMKKCGVAPNEITFIGVLGACRHMGLVDEGRRHFDSIVQEHKIEPNVKHYGCMVDLLGRAGMLKEAEELIESMPMTPDVATWGALLGACKKHGDHDMGERIGRKLIELDPDHDGFHVLLSNIYASKGNWDDVHEIREIMVQHGVVKMPGCSMIEANGIVHEFLAGDNKHPQIEEIEKKLDEMAKKLKMEGYAPDTNEVSFDIDEEEKVTALFRHSEKLAIAFGLICTSPPTPIRIIKNLRICNDCHMAAKFISKAFNRDIVLRDRHRFHHFKQGSCSCKDYW
- the LOC117633104 gene encoding protein AGENET DOMAIN (AGD)-CONTAINING P1-like, with the protein product MPPRRRNKPNPNINRRSAVKNLEPSLKEEEEEGEKVSTHEIFTKGTPVEVSSDEEGFNGAWFAATIVEAVGEDKFLIEYQSLRTEDDSAFLREEIDTLHIRPCPPETVVDHFSLLQEVDGYYNDGWWVGVISKVLRGSRYIVYFRGTYEEIEFQHSELRLHQDWIGGKWVMASQALHL